From the genome of Nitrospinaceae bacterium:
CGGCCCAGAACAAAAAAACCGAAACCAGTGCGACAAATACTCCCGCAAAGAGCCAGAAAAAAATTTTCTTCGGCGCAGGCGAAACGACAGACATGGTATCGCCTCAGCTAACAGGGTAGGCGGGGGCATATCCACCCACCGGGGCATCGGGATGCACGGGCGCAAGATTCATCGCCTCGCGGTGCATCCGAACAGAGCGCAGGTGAATCAAATCATCCCAAAGAACATGGCGCAGCGTAGCAAGGGTGGTGAGCAGAACCTCACCTTGCTCCAAATCGAGGACCACACCGCCTGGATGACAAATCGCATTGCGCTCCCAGAGGTCGAGCGCACGCTCTTTGGTCGCGCCGACAAAGGACTCCTTACCGAAAACAAATACCAGAGTCTCCTCCTCCTCGGGTTGAAAGTCATCTAACCGCGCCGCCGCCGCGCCACAAGCCTCCTCAAGCCTTGCCAGTAGCCACCAGACATCCGCGTAGCACTCTGCTGAGAACCTGCGATCATCCTCCGGGGTATTAGTGAAGCTACCAAACTGACTCATATCCACCGGATGCCAGGGGAGCGCGGTGGCACCGTAGAGCACCATAAACCATCGCGTCGTGATATAGGCCATATGGCTCAGTTGATAGTGAGGAGACCACCTGGCCCATTCCTCAGGACCCCGCCGCGCAAGCTGCTCTTGTGTCAGACCCGCTATCTCATCTCGCACCCACCCCGAGAGCAGGCGGAAAACCTCGGCGACCTCGGAGACAGCTTCAGGATAGGCACTCATCCGGCCGGGCTTCCAGGAGGCACATCCTCGCTCAGCATTGAGAGAAACCGTCCGATATCCGAAAGATCGGAATACAAAAAATCAGGCTTTGTTTTCTCCAACGCCTCAAGAGTGTCGCCACCCGTCGCGACGGCGGCAACCCGTGCGCCGCAAGCCCTGGCCGCCTCGACATCCCGCCAGGTATCCCCAACCACCCAGCGGACAATCTCAGCTCCGGGACGCTCAGAGCGCGCCCGCGTCTCACCGCGCCTAAAACCAGCCTCTATCAGGCCAGCTCGATCGGGCGCATCCGAGCCGAATCCGCCAAACGGGAAATAGCGGTTCAAATCCGCCCGGTCCAGCTTGATCCGCGCGCCCGTCTCGATATTTCCAGTACCAAGCCCCAACATGACATCGGGCCGGCCATCAAGCGCCTCAAGTAACTCTGGAACACCAGGCATCACCTCATAACGCTCGGACCCCGCCACCTCAGACGCCAAAGTGCCCGCATAGCCTTCGAGCAAACGTTCACACTCCTCAGAGGTTCCCTCGCGCCCCAAATGATCACGAAACATCTCCTGGCAAATCAAAAAATCAGTCTTGCCGTGGGGGCTCTCTGCGCCCATGGCACCCGGCACCCCCCAGAGCGCCTCAAAAGAGGCGTCGAGCGCCTTCCGGCCCGCCCCGCCCGAGAGCAGAATTGTGCCGTCAATATCAAAGAGTAAAACATTGATCGTGAAATTCATTCAGATTCACCCGATTAAAAAATGTAGAGCGACAACCGCGCTCCACCTGATAAGCCATGAAAGGAGGCTCGCAAAATATTCTCGATTTTGTTCAATTCACCTTTGCTCTTATGCTGCTACAACAATTTCAAGATAAATTCTAAAAACAACCCAAAAGAGCGAATCAAATACAATTCTCCTTTCGGAGACAAAAAAACCATATATAGGATTGGTGTTTTGACTTCTTGTTGTCCCACCCAACCTACATCTTCTTGCACCAGAACTGATACATACGAGAGAACGTATAGGGATTTTCAAGTTCAAATTTATGCCACAAGGAGAGTGAAGTTAGCGAGCGCTTGTTCGGGTTAGATTTCCTGAACTTCCTCATCACTATTTGGCTCCGCATTTCAAAACCAAGGAACTCCAACTTGAGAACCTGTAAGGCCTCCTCGATTTGCGGCAGCATAAAGTGGTGCTCCTGGACATGGAAAAGTAGATCGCGGCAATTGCTTAAGCTGAAAAAGTCAGGGCTAGTGCATATTCTTTCCATCTTCCGATTTCCATCTTCAGCCAAAGCTATGATTTCTTGCCGACAACGGCGAATGTCTTCAGAGGTCGACGAATACCCCTTCTCTGAAATTAGGGAACGCCCACTAATGATATGCTGGCGTGCGGTTTCGCTATATAAACCGATCCGCATGAGTCCCCCGGGTTGCATAAGGTCCACCAGGACCCGCCATCCGGCCAACGGGTCGCCTAGATGGTGGAGGACTCCAGCACATTCGATGATATCGAACTGCCGCCCGAGATCACCAAGTTCCATGATGTCTCCCTGAACATATTCGATATTCGAGAATCCGAGCTCAACAGTCTTTCTAGAGGCATAGGAGAGGCTACTCAAGCTCAAATCCACGGCTAGCACACCCTCGTTTGAGAGTCTGGACGCTGTTCCTATGGCATGCTGACCCGTACCACAGCCCGCTACCAAGATTTGCGGGCTTGCGGGAGAGTTATAGTCTCCCAGATCAAAGTAAAATGGCGCCCCCTGCAAAACGGCGCCAACCGTACGGTCCTTAGCCGCTAAGCCTGTCTTGACCCAGCGTGGGTATGGGTTTTCCTCATATTGTTCTCGAACAGATTGGGAAACAGCATTTTGTATGGGAGTCAAGCTAGGTATTTGAGAACGCAAAGACCGCTCGACCTGTGGTTCTAATATCTGCCGCTCTATCACTTCCTTGATGTTGCCTGCCCAATCGCGTTTACACAATTCTTGGGCCCAGGAAAAGCTATAAATCGGTCTGTAGGCACCTAGAGCGGCAACGAACGATGGAGGAACCTCCTGTTCCTTTTCCAACAACGCTGCAATTTTTTCCTGGAGCTGCTCGACCACGACCTTTTCTTTATCGGATTCGGAGAAAACGTATTCATTTGTAAAACAATGGAGAGCCAAGGCCGCTGAAAATGGTAGGGCCATTTCATCCATTTTTTCCGCCATTGTCTCTTCTAACATTGCATGACGCAAAAACGTGAGCATCCGCTCTATTTCCAAGTCATCGATATGGATCAATTCTATGATCCGGAGAAAAAGAGGGATTGTCGAGAGCTGCTCGACCGCGTCCCTGTAAGCAATTCCAATCTCCAGTCTCCCAGAGCTTGCCGCCTCCAAAATCTGCGAAAAACCAGGGTGACAGCGAAGCGCGCTAATAATTGGCCGAACTAAATAGCCAGGGTGCACCGTAGGCCGCCCTAATAGAAACAACAGGTCCTGTAAGATAATGTCATCAACAGAAGTGAACGAAATAGATTCTAAAGTCCAAGCCAAACTATCCCAGAACAAGTCATTCTGGGGATTGAGGATTGTCGCACGCCGGTGACATGTGATGGCCTCCTCCTGCTCGCCCAGTTCCCCGAGCGCAACACCAAGATTGTTATGCGCATCAGCGAAATCGGGATCGATGTCGAGGGCCTTGCGGTAGCTGGCGACGGCTTCATCCAGTTTTCCGAGGTTATTAAGCGCAACACCAAGATTGTTATGCGCATCGGTGAAATCGTGATCGATGTCAAGAGCTTTGCGGTAGCTGGCGGCGGCCTCATCCAGTTTTCCGAGATCCCGGAGCGCAATGCCAAGATTGTTATGGGCACTGGCGAAATTGGGATCGATGTCGAGGGCCTTGCGGTGGCTGGCGACGGCCTCATCCAGATTTCCCAGTTCTCTGATTATAGTGCCAAGATTGTTATGCGCACCGACGAAATTGGGACTGATATCAAGAGCTTTGCGGTAGCTGGCGACGGCTTCATCCAGTTTCCCGAGATCCCGGAGCGCACTACCAAGATTGCCAAGCGCATTGGGGGAATTGGGTTCGATGTCGAGGGCCTTGCGGTAGCTGGCGACGGCTTCATCCAGTTTTCCGAGGTCATGGAGCGCAATGCCAAGGTTGCTATGTGCATCGGTAAAATCGGGATTGATGTCGAGAGCCCTCGACATGAGATCAACAGCGTTTTCATTTTTTCCTTCTTGGTAGGAAATTATACCAAGAAGATGCAGCGCTTCCGCATTATTCGGATCCAGATTTAAAATGCTCTGGCAAATCTCCCCTGCCTTCAAGAGACTGCCAGACCGATGATACTGTTTGGCAATTTCGATTGAATTCGCTTTGGCTGAATGGTGGAATTGGCTCTTAGAAGACCGGCGGCGGCGAGGTTTTCGGGACTTCTTGGACGAAGAACTGAGCTTACGAGTCACTGTCAAGCGTTTCCTGTTTAGCGAATTAAAGCATTATTTTAGTATATTTACCGAAATTATGCAGGAGTGCTCTCCACTTCTCAAATTATGACCGATGCTTGGGAAGGTGCCGTAGTTTCTTGACCTACGGATTACTAATCCGCAGTCCTACCCCACTGCCTCGACAAACTGGTTCTATTTGGCCGTACCCTTTAGCCAAACTTGTAACTACGAGCCACTAAAAACAGGCAAAAATAGATAAAAAGAGATTTCGTATTTCGCTATTGAAAGCAGCCCGTTTCCCTTGGTTTTGTTACTCTTTGGAGTAGGTGTGATATACCATGAGGATACAGAACAAGAAAAATCTGCCGGGCAAAGAGGTGGCTATGGCCGGAATTAAAAAAATCGCCCTCGTAACGGGCGGCAACAAAGGCGTGGGCTTTGGGGCCTGCCAGCTTTTGGCGAAGGCGGGGGTTCGCGTTATCTTGACCGCACGGAGCGAAGGATTCGGCGGCGAGGCGGCGGACAAGCTTCGTAGCCAGGGGCTTGATGTTCACTTTCACCAGCTCGACATCACCAATGACGTCTCGGTGTACGCCCTCAAGGTATTTATTACCGAGGAATACAGACACCTCGATATTTTGATCAACAACGCGGCCATTTTGAATGA
Proteins encoded in this window:
- a CDS encoding tetratricopeptide repeat protein, giving the protein MTRKLSSSSKKSRKPRRRRSSKSQFHHSAKANSIEIAKQYHRSGSLLKAGEICQSILNLDPNNAEALHLLGIISYQEGKNENAVDLMSRALDINPDFTDAHSNLGIALHDLGKLDEAVASYRKALDIEPNSPNALGNLGSALRDLGKLDEAVASYRKALDISPNFVGAHNNLGTIIRELGNLDEAVASHRKALDIDPNFASAHNNLGIALRDLGKLDEAAASYRKALDIDHDFTDAHNNLGVALNNLGKLDEAVASYRKALDIDPDFADAHNNLGVALGELGEQEEAITCHRRATILNPQNDLFWDSLAWTLESISFTSVDDIILQDLLFLLGRPTVHPGYLVRPIISALRCHPGFSQILEAASSGRLEIGIAYRDAVEQLSTIPLFLRIIELIHIDDLEIERMLTFLRHAMLEETMAEKMDEMALPFSAALALHCFTNEYVFSESDKEKVVVEQLQEKIAALLEKEQEVPPSFVAALGAYRPIYSFSWAQELCKRDWAGNIKEVIERQILEPQVERSLRSQIPSLTPIQNAVSQSVREQYEENPYPRWVKTGLAAKDRTVGAVLQGAPFYFDLGDYNSPASPQILVAGCGTGQHAIGTASRLSNEGVLAVDLSLSSLSYASRKTVELGFSNIEYVQGDIMELGDLGRQFDIIECAGVLHHLGDPLAGWRVLVDLMQPGGLMRIGLYSETARQHIISGRSLISEKGYSSTSEDIRRCRQEIIALAEDGNRKMERICTSPDFFSLSNCRDLLFHVQEHHFMLPQIEEALQVLKLEFLGFEMRSQIVMRKFRKSNPNKRSLTSLSLWHKFELENPYTFSRMYQFWCKKM
- a CDS encoding HAD hydrolase-like protein → MNFTINVLLFDIDGTILLSGGAGRKALDASFEALWGVPGAMGAESPHGKTDFLICQEMFRDHLGREGTSEECERLLEGYAGTLASEVAGSERYEVMPGVPELLEALDGRPDVMLGLGTGNIETGARIKLDRADLNRYFPFGGFGSDAPDRAGLIEAGFRRGETRARSERPGAEIVRWVVGDTWRDVEAARACGARVAAVATGGDTLEALEKTKPDFLYSDLSDIGRFLSMLSEDVPPGSPAG